TGAATCaatttgaattgatttgatCACAACTCGTGCTGCCAAATCTGAAAATATgtaacttctcagatggtttggtGTCATTTTGATGATTAGCCATTCAGAACAGCTCGCTAGTTTCCACCATTTTTGTGTTAGCAAAGAAAACAGTTGTGTAGCTTACTGAGGGCAACAGGGCATTTAGTAGATCAGAGTGACAGCCACTGCCAGAGTACATGGCCCATGGTTGTTCAAATCttgaataaaaagtgacagccctagTATCTTCCAAAGTTTCAGTccttttagtacaaaattccctctttgtgtttccttgctAAGCCGTGGCAGACCATGTAGGTTTGTTGCCGGTGTTGTCTCCTTCCCCGTTGATTTGTTGCCCCTCACTTAGCTCTAACTTCAGCCAGTCATGTGTGACACCAAACCATAACCTAATATTAACCTTAATGAACCTAAAGACCCCTTACACGCATCTTATAAGACATTAAGAATACTcagctttgaataataatgtgtctgatatggtctTTCCATAAAAAAAGTTGAACTACTTTGTTTAATTCAATCTACTCCTCAATCTCGATCTTTGTGTTTAGtaataattagcaaatgttagagCTTCTAGCGTGGTTGTTGACTCTTAGTTTTGTTGCACAGAACAAGGACAGTAGATTACGTCATGGCCAttatggacaggaggaatgattacagcaaccaaCTCTTTCATCATACAGCAAATGAGTATTATATTAAAACAGACCATCTGGACATCCTTAGTCTGCTTTGTGTCTGAGAACCTGGCCCAAAGAGCAAACCATAgtgtgttttttgcagttttcgTACTGTTGCCACCTTTGTGTCATAGTTGCTGCATGCAGATGACAGATGGTTCAACTCCTTTCACCTCAGACCCTTATTGTTCAATCTTCCGCAGGGGATCGAGCGTCTGAAGGGAGAGACGGGGAAATGGGGGAAGGTGCCATGTTGGGAAGCCATGCAGATGGCGTTCGGTGGCCCGTTCTCCCTGTCCTGGTGTAGCCCCTTCACAGGGCTGAGCTGCAAGAAGAGCTCTTCGGACCACATCGCCATCCCGCAGGGGGAGATCATCGAGGAGGACGTCATAGAGATTCCACTTAACTAGTGCTGGATGCAGTCAGGCAGACATTTTCTCAGTCTGGCAGCGCTTCACTACGGCTGGGCAAGCACACCAGACTTTTTCAGGGCTTTCTAAATGGCGAAAAACCACCCAGaattggatttttatttatattttttatctgagagattttttttatctatacaaaaaaaatcacattggACATCTTCACTATATGTCCCAGTGTCAATGTAGCCATTTGTAAGCTGTACAGGGCAGCAAACCTAGATTTTGAGAATACTTTTACCAAACCTAAGTATCTTGGCTCTCTttgaaggaccagtgtgtaagatttggtggcatctagtggtgaggttgcagtttgcaaccaaatgaatacacctccccctccccttccaagcatgtaggagaacctacagtggctgcgaaacttgcaaaaaacgtgaaaggccctctttagagccagtgtttggtttgtccgtcctgggctactgtagaaacatggtagTGCAATATGGCAGtctccgtggaagaggacctgctccttatgtagatataaagggctcattctaaggtatcgaaaacacaattattctcattttcaggtgattatacactaattataacatacttatgaatattatattctatttctgccaatagaGCCCCCTAAatcacactggtcctttaaatgtaccgtcattgcacacacacaataaaaggGGAGTATAACACCATGTGGAAATGATCTCATACTACGTAACTCATGTTACCAAACCTTTAGTATTTTTCTGAAATCTTTGTGTAATAGAACTGGAGCAAAGGAGCTGGAAGGATTCAGATTATGTTTCTGCAACACAACCAAAGTGTTTCCTACTCAAGTAGCTGAGAAAGCATCTCATTGAGGTGCCTCAGGAGAACACCACTGTAGCAGTAATCTGACACTGAAGCATGAGCAGTTTACTTTCAACcacttttctgtctttgcttcCTTTTTCATGAGGATTTAAATTCACCTTGTGCCTTATCTGTCCCAACGAGCAAACGTTTAAATGTGACACACAGTTTTGGGGGAGGGACTTTGTGagattattatattattcaaCTACTCATCTTTCCATTTTTGGTATCTGTGTCTGAAGTTTCATCTTTGTCACTCTATTGCACATATGGAAAATGAACAGTGACTGTAGCGTGAAAAGGCTGCTGGATAAGGGCTTTTACCTGCTAAATGGGTGCTGGATATCATGGGACCActcatgttttattatgtttacatCATCTTAACAAACTGTTGAATCATTTTGtgggtttcatttttaaattctaaaataaatcatatctgTACATTACAAGTGCTTTGTTAATCATCATTGAAGAAACAGTATTGAATAAGtggtaatttatttttttacaaactcATCTGCACAGTTTTACAgttcaaaatatgtttatagtAGAATTGAAAACTTGGCAGAGCCTTTGTTGAGAGCGGCTTTGAATTGATGACTTTAGACAAATTAAAGCATAGGCccacattttttccccccaagtCTATCGTAATAAAATACCTGCATACCCATATTACATTGACAGAGTTATTGGTTgatgtaataattcctcctttTCTACCGTGGCTGTGAAATATGCATTCCCAACCTGCCTCCAATGTAAGTGAGAGGGGACTAAATCCAGCTtttgttctgtgtaaaaaagCCTCACATTAGCATTAGCTGAACTTTAGAATGAAGGACTAGactttgtccctcatcactaACGTTGGTATCATGTTAGGAAGGGATCTCTACATGTAGTCATGTGATTATTGTTTcatgacagacttgaaaaaatgtgaacctatcctttcaGTCTGACATTCCTGGCCTGTAAGAAAACTTTACCGACAGTACTCAAAAAATACTCCATTTGTGTGTCCATCAAGTGTCTTCTTATACATAATACAAACTTTCTGAAAACAGTTTGAGTGACATCAAACTCATACATAATATACATATCAATCATAAAGTTTGTAAATCATAGCATTCCTGTTTCTTTGCAGGGGTGTGGTCAGAATACATGAATAAAGCTGCAAAAAGCGTTTCTGAGGATCCAAGCAAGAAGGCATTAAGCAGAATACATTGCACACAGGCACAACAAGAACCTGTGTACTTAGGAATTTGGATCATAGCTGGAGATAACACGCTTGTCTACACTGACAGCCAAACAATCTGCAATAAATTACCGGAGTGTTCTGACAGAGCAGCAGGAATGTTTGAAGCATTCTctcagaggagaaaagaagactGTACACTTAGCTTCAGATTTAATGATGTAACCAAGCTCTCGCTCCTTTTTTGCCCTGATGAAGGTCCACTGAGGCAAAGCTTGGCTTTATCATTAAATACCTGAGTTAGAGCCAAGTGTACACAGTCTTCTTTTATTAGATTTTTGGCATGTATTGCTGTCTACCACATTGTCATTATCACCACCAGATGGTGCCAAAGTCCAAATGTCAGATCTTTCACATAGCAACTTTAAATAAAGCAGGCATTTAATACAGAATTTCCCTCTCTTTATGTGTGATTTTGGCAGAGTAGGTGTTGCTCTACTTGTTATACCATAAACTATGTGGTGTTTGAGTCCTCTAATGTATTTGGtcagtataaaataaattaagtcAAGTTCATCATGTCTTGggtgagaaagagggaaaaaagtaTCATGAATATTTAGAATAAAGACcttgtgttgatgttttctgaGATGCTTCCCATGAAATGGTtcagaagtgaaaaaaaattgcAAGTCTAGTTGACTCAAACAATCTTTATTTCACCAGCATGTTCagctttttcacatttgttccTTTGTTACTTGAGCATCCAGCTTGCTGGTGAAGTAGCAACAGCACACTCCTCTTCAAAGTTTCAAAAGTAAAAGGTCCACGTCAAGtaaaaaaacttcaaaatagCCACCAAACTTATTGTGCGACACTGACTGTACTGTATTAATAAAGCTCATCATTATTCATGGAATTCAGGAGAAAACTGTTCAACAGGTAGAGGGTTGTGCAACACAACCACTGTTTTAATTGCACTTAAGACACTGATTTACCTCTTTTTATCAGCAACATTTCTTCCTTTTCGGTGCCTGAGAAGGAGGCCCAGAGGAAGCTGTACCACAGGTTGTTGTGACTGAGGAGCAGCGTCTGCACGCTTGTGATCAGCCAAAGCTACATTACTTGTCCTTTCTGCCCTCCTCCTGTGGCAGGGTCTGAGGTGTGGATCCATGAAGCACCAGCAGCccacacagagtgagagagatgccCACCCACCATAGAACTGCATGGGTCTCTCCAAAAATCACCCTCCCCAGTACAGcctggacacacaaacaaaaaagagacTCGCTGTAAAATGAAGACGCATGCTTTCACTAAAACTTTCTGCTGTGAAGTACAGAATTTCTGTTCACTGTCACACTActgttcaaaataaaacaacgAGAGGGTGAATACTTGAGCACCATAGGACATTTCGAAGAGCTTACTGAGGAGATGAAGTTGGATGCGGTGGTGGTGACGGTGGCCCTGGCTGATGAGGAGCAGTGCCGGAGAGCCTTGGAGAAGAAGGTCCACATGACAGCATTGCA
The sequence above is drawn from the Thunnus maccoyii chromosome 10, fThuMac1.1, whole genome shotgun sequence genome and encodes:
- the LOC121905916 gene encoding transmembrane protein 42-like produces the protein MISGSFYALLAGCLGAAASLCAKLSVGADYLKEMCEAALTEAATCCTWLHIPLRLVCGGLLFTCNAVMWTFFSKALRHCSSSARATVTTTASNFISSAVLGRVIFGETHAVLWWVGISLTLCGLLVLHGSTPQTLPQEEGRKDK